The Fodinibius saliphilus genome has a segment encoding these proteins:
- a CDS encoding glycogen/starch synthase codes for MKVLYAAAEISPFARMTHTADLLRFLPASLQDKGYEIRILLPKYGTINDRRNRLHEVIRLSGIEVEVGEKIESMRIKVASIPNAKLQVYFLDNDTYFERKAMFMDPDSNEHYDDNDERIVFYSKGVLETVAKLGWEPDIIHCHDWAAGLIPLLAKAKYNDLDLFKDTKVIYNIHHPENNGVFDKKLLDLVGLPDSVDRDSLIEGDSVDLRTLGLKYADYVVTGNHITDELDELFGELEIDAKKIQGSPEDVSDKFAAYYDEIAGVEEETEES; via the coding sequence ATGAAAGTTTTATACGCTGCTGCTGAGATATCTCCTTTTGCCCGCATGACACATACAGCCGATCTGTTGCGTTTCTTGCCGGCATCCCTACAAGATAAAGGATACGAAATTCGTATCTTGTTGCCTAAGTATGGTACCATTAATGATCGCAGAAATCGTCTCCACGAAGTAATTCGTCTTTCTGGTATTGAGGTCGAAGTAGGAGAAAAGATTGAGAGTATGCGTATTAAGGTAGCTAGCATTCCAAATGCAAAGCTGCAAGTATATTTCTTAGATAATGATACTTACTTTGAACGTAAGGCGATGTTCATGGACCCTGACAGTAATGAACATTACGATGATAACGATGAGCGTATTGTCTTTTATAGCAAAGGGGTACTTGAAACGGTCGCTAAATTAGGATGGGAGCCTGATATTATTCATTGTCATGATTGGGCAGCCGGGCTTATTCCGTTGTTAGCTAAAGCAAAGTACAACGATCTGGACCTTTTCAAGGATACAAAGGTTATTTATAACATTCACCACCCAGAAAATAATGGAGTGTTTGATAAGAAGTTGTTAGATCTGGTCGGATTGCCCGATTCCGTGGATCGTGACAGTCTTATTGAAGGTGATAGCGTTGACTTGCGAACACTCGGCTTAAAATATGCTGACTATGTGGTTACCGGAAACCATATTACAGATGAATTGGATGAGCTGTTTGGAGAATTAGAGATTGATGCCAAGAAAATTCAGGGCTCCCCTGAAGACGTTTCTGATAAGTTTGCCGCTTATTATGACGAGATTGCTGGTGTTGAAGAGGAAACAGAAGAATCATAA
- a CDS encoding phosphosulfolactate synthase produces MAFKLNHLPKRTEKPREKGMTLVLDKGLSVREVEDFCKSCSNYIDIVKLGWGTSYVTQNLEEKLAVYSSANIPVYFGGTLFEAYVLRDQLDAYMELLDRFNIEHAEVSNGTIWLSDQRKVEIIQRMSKHFTILSEIGSKNPNDIIPPYKWVKMIERELDAGAWKIICEARESGTVGVFRPNGEVRSGLIDEIADQVPVENLIFEAPQKAQQVWFIRKFGSNVNLGNVQPSEVIPVETLRLGLRSDTLFDFYSLDDEEMNQLYADSEDSESKE; encoded by the coding sequence ATGGCTTTTAAGCTAAACCATCTCCCAAAGCGTACAGAAAAACCTCGTGAAAAAGGAATGACGCTTGTCCTCGATAAGGGGCTAAGCGTTCGAGAAGTTGAGGACTTTTGCAAATCTTGTTCCAATTATATCGATATTGTTAAACTCGGATGGGGAACCAGCTATGTTACTCAGAATTTAGAGGAGAAGCTGGCTGTCTATTCTAGTGCTAATATCCCGGTATATTTTGGAGGAACACTATTTGAGGCATATGTATTACGCGATCAGCTTGATGCATATATGGAACTGCTCGACAGGTTTAATATAGAGCATGCCGAAGTCTCAAATGGAACAATTTGGTTGTCTGATCAGCGCAAGGTTGAGATTATCCAACGAATGAGCAAGCATTTTACAATATTGTCAGAAATCGGAAGTAAAAACCCGAATGATATTATTCCTCCCTATAAGTGGGTGAAAATGATTGAGCGCGAGCTCGATGCCGGAGCTTGGAAGATTATCTGTGAAGCTCGTGAGAGCGGCACAGTTGGTGTGTTTCGACCTAACGGTGAAGTCCGTTCTGGGCTTATCGATGAAATAGCTGACCAGGTACCGGTAGAAAACCTGATTTTTGAAGCTCCTCAAAAAGCCCAACAAGTTTGGTTTATTCGAAAATTTGGAAGTAATGTTAATTTAGGAAATGTCCAACCTTCGGAAGTTATTCCTGTTGAAACATTGCGTCTTGGTCTTCGAAGCGATACACTATTCGACTTTTATTCGCTTGATGATGAAGAGATGAACCAACTTTATGCCGACTCGGAAGACAGCGAGTCAAAAGAGTAA
- the glgB gene encoding 1,4-alpha-glucan branching protein GlgB has translation MEKMLAEMDKECWQAGQLDTAYRYLGAHLTDDGVYFAVWAPAAYSASVVGPFNNWDGRQNRMQKDEFTGIWTTFVPDLDQWTLYKYELKAEKDAAPFLKTDPYAHCMELRPKTASLVYNPNEYTWSDEQWLAEREDRQSFRTPISIYEVHLPSWKRKGDNEYLTYRELAHELIPYVKETGFTHVELMPIAEYPHDPSWGYQVMGYFAPTSRLGEPKDLMYFVDECHKNGIGVIMDWVPAHFPKDEHGLQMFDGTPLYEYADPKKREQKDWGTYIFDYSKEGVRNFLLSNARYWCEKFHIDGFRVDAVASMLYLDYSKGPGEWSPNKHGDNEHLEAIQFLKDFNTVIHREFSGILTFAEESTSWPGMTTPVHHGGLGFDYKWNMGWMNDTLEYFEKSPWERAGNSNKITFPMMYNYSENFVLPLSHDEVVHMKRPLLLKGSGSKKEQFSNLRLLYTYMYGHPGKKLLFMGGEFAETSEWSEGRGLHWHLLDHKQHRGVKQLVTKLNLLYQNEPAMHQYDREADGFEWIELGEETPSVFAFLRKAEAPSNHLLFVFNFSDHEITDYSLGPFLGVQYRTIFNSNSHFYGGDNGGGHYGSMEGQYIWLSSFSALILKPEREMSGNESHL, from the coding sequence ATGGAAAAGATGCTTGCTGAAATGGATAAAGAGTGTTGGCAAGCTGGCCAATTGGATACCGCATATCGATATTTAGGTGCACACCTAACCGATGATGGAGTGTATTTCGCTGTTTGGGCTCCTGCTGCTTATAGCGCAAGTGTTGTTGGCCCATTTAATAATTGGGACGGTCGTCAGAATCGTATGCAAAAGGATGAATTTACGGGAATATGGACAACTTTTGTTCCGGATTTGGACCAATGGACATTGTATAAGTATGAGCTGAAAGCAGAAAAAGATGCTGCGCCATTTCTAAAAACAGATCCTTATGCACATTGTATGGAGCTGCGACCCAAAACAGCATCACTAGTATATAACCCGAATGAATATACATGGAGCGATGAGCAATGGTTGGCAGAACGAGAAGACCGGCAGTCGTTCAGAACACCTATTTCAATTTATGAGGTTCATCTGCCTTCGTGGAAAAGAAAAGGGGATAATGAATATCTTACGTATCGTGAGTTAGCACATGAGCTGATTCCCTATGTCAAAGAAACAGGTTTTACCCATGTTGAGCTGATGCCTATTGCAGAGTACCCTCACGACCCTTCTTGGGGGTACCAGGTGATGGGATATTTTGCGCCTACCAGCCGGTTGGGAGAGCCAAAAGATTTGATGTATTTCGTAGATGAGTGCCATAAGAATGGTATTGGGGTAATTATGGATTGGGTGCCGGCGCATTTTCCCAAAGATGAGCATGGTCTGCAAATGTTTGATGGAACGCCTCTCTACGAATATGCCGACCCCAAAAAAAGGGAACAGAAAGATTGGGGAACTTATATTTTTGACTATAGTAAGGAGGGCGTTCGCAACTTTTTGTTATCTAATGCCCGGTACTGGTGTGAGAAATTTCATATCGACGGTTTTCGAGTAGATGCTGTGGCTTCGATGCTTTATTTAGATTATTCAAAAGGCCCCGGCGAGTGGTCACCCAATAAGCATGGCGACAATGAACACCTGGAGGCCATACAGTTTTTGAAGGATTTTAATACAGTAATTCATCGTGAATTTTCGGGCATACTAACGTTTGCCGAAGAATCGACGTCATGGCCGGGAATGACCACACCGGTACATCATGGAGGGTTGGGCTTTGACTATAAATGGAATATGGGCTGGATGAACGATACGCTCGAATATTTTGAAAAATCTCCATGGGAACGTGCAGGGAATTCTAATAAAATAACCTTCCCGATGATGTACAACTATTCAGAGAACTTTGTGCTGCCGCTCTCCCACGATGAGGTGGTACATATGAAAAGGCCCCTGCTTTTAAAGGGAAGCGGTAGCAAAAAAGAGCAATTTTCTAACCTGCGATTATTATATACTTATATGTATGGTCATCCCGGCAAAAAACTATTATTCATGGGCGGAGAATTTGCTGAGACCAGCGAATGGTCTGAAGGTAGAGGATTGCACTGGCATTTGCTGGATCATAAGCAGCATCGGGGAGTGAAGCAGTTAGTGACTAAGTTGAACCTGTTGTATCAAAATGAGCCGGCTATGCATCAGTATGATCGTGAAGCCGATGGATTTGAATGGATTGAACTAGGAGAGGAGACCCCTTCTGTGTTTGCCTTTTTACGAAAAGCCGAAGCCCCTTCAAATCATCTGTTATTTGTTTTTAACTTCTCTGATCATGAGATAACGGATTATTCATTGGGTCCCTTCCTGGGAGTGCAATATCGCACAATTTTTAATAGCAATTCTCATTTTTACGGCGGAGATAACGGAGGAGGACATTATGGAAGTATGGAAGGGCAGTATATTTGGCTATCTTCCTTTTCTGCGCTTATATTAAAACCAGAGCGCGAAATGTCGGGTAATGAGAGTCACTTATAA
- a CDS encoding murein transglycosylase domain-containing protein, producing the protein MEHLDYIFRFEKYALLVCLITLFGAIPTAVQAQESYQDWSQKYQEGYAEYRQNFENGVANSEEAYEEYREAYQEEFRKFKEEMKQKWGDFKERSNKQWVEYKENGNLRISADFEKGSAKVEVLAESKEEAERIKEDMPEKTAQAVKSKGTREGFETDKLPNKDVTEEPVLDDQLPKSEDETVDEYTKKVAEKETKTKEVKGDDGATRYVVYVDLKLANNHVQKRARKVEEDVYKFAKEHNIDPALVFAIIHVESYFNPTAASHANAYGLMQLVPSTGGRDAYRKIFNKDGIPTKEFLFQPSNNIQMGCTFIDILTSNYFSRAEDDKTRQYLMISAYNTGAGNVAVAYTGDTSLSRAFPKINKMSPEENYNFLRENLEYAEARNYLKKVTSRQQQYNQWKVKAKTKE; encoded by the coding sequence ATGGAACATCTAGATTATATTTTCCGGTTTGAAAAATATGCTTTGTTAGTTTGTCTTATTACGTTATTTGGGGCCATCCCCACTGCGGTTCAAGCCCAGGAAAGCTATCAAGATTGGAGCCAAAAGTATCAGGAAGGGTATGCAGAATATCGCCAGAATTTTGAAAACGGGGTTGCTAACTCCGAAGAAGCATATGAGGAGTATCGGGAAGCCTACCAAGAGGAGTTTCGGAAGTTCAAGGAGGAGATGAAACAAAAATGGGGTGATTTTAAAGAACGTTCCAATAAACAATGGGTAGAGTATAAGGAGAATGGAAACCTTCGGATTTCTGCAGATTTTGAGAAAGGTTCGGCCAAAGTAGAAGTGTTGGCAGAAAGTAAAGAAGAAGCTGAACGGATAAAGGAAGATATGCCTGAAAAAACGGCTCAGGCTGTGAAGTCTAAAGGTACGCGTGAAGGCTTCGAAACGGATAAACTGCCTAATAAAGATGTGACTGAAGAGCCGGTATTAGATGATCAGTTACCTAAATCGGAGGATGAAACAGTTGATGAATACACCAAAAAGGTTGCTGAAAAGGAAACAAAAACAAAAGAGGTAAAGGGAGATGACGGAGCTACTCGATATGTGGTATATGTAGATTTGAAACTGGCCAATAATCATGTACAAAAGCGGGCTAGAAAAGTGGAAGAGGATGTGTATAAATTTGCTAAAGAGCACAATATTGACCCAGCCTTGGTTTTTGCTATCATACATGTAGAGTCATACTTCAACCCTACGGCTGCATCACATGCTAATGCTTATGGCCTGATGCAGTTAGTTCCCAGTACCGGAGGCCGTGATGCTTACCGAAAGATATTTAATAAAGATGGTATTCCTACCAAAGAATTTCTTTTCCAACCCAGTAATAATATTCAGATGGGTTGCACCTTCATCGATATCCTTACATCAAACTATTTTTCACGAGCTGAGGATGATAAGACGCGGCAATATTTGATGATCAGTGCTTATAATACAGGGGCCGGAAATGTTGCGGTTGCTTATACCGGGGATACGAGTTTGTCACGGGCGTTTCCGAAAATAAACAAGATGAGTCCAGAAGAAAACTATAACTTTTTGAGAGAGAATTTAGAATATGCAGAGGCTCGCAATTACCTGAAGAAAGTTACAAGCCGTCAACAACAGTACAATCAATGGAAGGTGAAGGCTAAAACTAAAGAGTAA
- a CDS encoding LPP20 family lipoprotein codes for MKLKIILAVFMSGMLLLGCSSSKEVSENTEMESNLPNWYMNPPSSDSEYMYAIGEATSSRRRIARTSAMNNGDAAIAQKIQAEVSTMQKNFSEETTAGEDSNYRQVFTDVSKSVAQQKLSGVEVHKSHFTKTDSGNKYEVILLMRMPIGEAANALDEALQNTLSRDEELYTKFKASKAFEDMKKSIEDMENGNMPSEN; via the coding sequence ATGAAGTTAAAAATAATACTAGCAGTTTTTATGTCAGGGATGCTACTTTTAGGTTGTAGCAGCTCTAAGGAGGTATCAGAAAACACTGAAATGGAAAGTAATTTACCTAACTGGTATATGAATCCACCAAGCAGTGATAGTGAGTATATGTATGCTATTGGAGAAGCTACATCTTCGAGGCGACGAATTGCACGTACCTCGGCTATGAATAACGGTGATGCTGCAATAGCACAAAAAATTCAGGCAGAAGTGAGTACCATGCAAAAGAACTTCTCTGAAGAGACTACGGCCGGTGAAGACAGTAATTATCGCCAGGTTTTTACTGATGTATCAAAATCAGTGGCACAGCAGAAACTCAGTGGAGTAGAGGTACATAAGAGCCACTTTACAAAGACGGATAGCGGAAATAAATATGAGGTTATTCTTTTAATGCGAATGCCAATTGGAGAGGCTGCTAATGCACTTGATGAGGCGCTTCAAAATACTCTTTCCAGAGATGAAGAGCTCTATACCAAATTCAAGGCTTCGAAGGCATTTGAAGATATGAAGAAATCTATCGAAGATATGGAGAATGGAAATATGCCTTCGGAAAATTGA
- a CDS encoding LPP20 family lipoprotein, which translates to MTIKKLGSLLLLPFSFLLLMAMISSSCATMAQSESSSKELPTWVNNPDEQFSNQQYLMAVGSAISRQEAKNQAHANLAKIFVSEVEVNENTVQEFEETSSSTGETKVKERTYLITDSNIESDQQMKNVQVKEVYEADNGTYYALAVMDRMKTSQLYTEEINRRQSAIKSFQKKATQTESKLEQLIYMKQALMNARMNKMLANQRAVLTSHTTQGIGEDMSVPAISQAYRDAKKECTVYIVGEEIPQEVSSTLNRQLQNEGFTISQTPENSVVEIALNLTMEPIDMGRKNAKFLQWSFQVEAQNRETGSYFSTYSARGREGGMNKANAKERTTQAIQQKISSEFPVFINEELLSIK; encoded by the coding sequence ATGACCATTAAAAAACTTGGTTCGTTGTTGCTGCTTCCATTTTCGTTCTTGTTGTTGATGGCAATGATCAGTAGTTCTTGTGCAACGATGGCTCAGAGCGAAAGTAGTAGTAAAGAGTTGCCAACATGGGTGAATAACCCAGATGAGCAGTTTAGTAATCAGCAATATTTGATGGCAGTAGGGTCGGCTATTTCTCGCCAGGAAGCTAAAAATCAGGCGCATGCTAACCTTGCAAAAATATTTGTCTCAGAGGTAGAGGTGAATGAAAATACGGTTCAGGAATTTGAGGAAACCAGTAGCTCTACGGGGGAAACAAAAGTAAAGGAGCGTACATATTTGATTACAGATTCAAATATTGAATCTGATCAGCAAATGAAAAATGTACAGGTCAAAGAAGTTTATGAGGCCGATAATGGAACTTATTATGCCTTGGCCGTCATGGACAGAATGAAAACTTCTCAATTATATACTGAAGAGATTAACAGGAGGCAGAGTGCTATTAAGTCTTTTCAAAAAAAGGCTACCCAAACAGAAAGTAAGCTGGAACAGCTGATTTATATGAAGCAAGCATTAATGAATGCCCGAATGAACAAAATGCTGGCTAATCAACGAGCGGTGCTAACCTCACATACTACCCAGGGGATTGGTGAGGATATGTCTGTGCCGGCTATCTCCCAGGCCTATCGAGATGCGAAAAAAGAATGTACTGTTTATATAGTAGGTGAAGAAATCCCCCAAGAAGTCAGCTCAACGCTAAATCGTCAGTTACAAAATGAAGGGTTCACAATTTCACAGACTCCCGAGAATTCGGTAGTTGAGATTGCTCTTAACCTAACGATGGAGCCTATAGATATGGGACGTAAAAATGCCAAATTCTTGCAGTGGTCTTTTCAGGTAGAAGCTCAAAATAGGGAAACCGGTAGTTATTTTAGTACATATTCTGCGCGGGGGCGCGAAGGAGGGATGAATAAAGCCAATGCTAAAGAACGTACTACTCAGGCAATCCAACAAAAGATATCTTCAGAGTTCCCCGTTTTTATTAACGAAGAATTGCTTTCGATAAAATAG
- a CDS encoding penicillin-binding protein activator LpoB, whose amino-acid sequence MKSIQVAVILFFTLFAISCSTSSKVTRVDSDTQTDLSGKWNDTDARRVADKMTTNILSAGWMQNAGDQPVLIVGNINNNTMEHIQTDIFIKEIEKIIVNSPKVSMVADADQRKQIREERMDQQQHATFESAASLAKELGADYMLVGNIDANVDQSMDGTKAAKFYKVTLELIDVEKNQKVWIEDKEIKKLVQRDKVKW is encoded by the coding sequence ATGAAAAGTATACAAGTTGCAGTAATTCTATTTTTTACACTATTTGCCATCAGCTGTAGTACCAGCAGTAAGGTGACAAGGGTTGACTCTGATACACAGACAGATCTATCAGGAAAATGGAATGATACCGATGCACGTCGGGTAGCTGATAAGATGACTACCAATATTCTTTCTGCAGGTTGGATGCAAAATGCAGGTGACCAACCGGTACTTATTGTCGGGAATATCAACAATAATACCATGGAGCATATTCAAACCGATATTTTCATTAAAGAGATAGAAAAAATTATTGTTAATAGCCCGAAGGTTAGCATGGTCGCCGATGCAGATCAGCGAAAGCAAATCCGTGAAGAACGAATGGATCAGCAACAGCATGCTACTTTTGAGTCGGCTGCTTCTTTAGCAAAAGAGTTAGGTGCCGATTACATGCTGGTAGGTAATATTGATGCGAACGTTGATCAGAGCATGGATGGTACAAAAGCAGCTAAGTTTTATAAAGTTACATTAGAGCTTATTGATGTAGAGAAAAACCAAAAGGTTTGGATCGAAGATAAAGAAATTAAAAAGTTGGTTCAGCGAGATAAGGTTAAGTGGTAA
- a CDS encoding sodium/proline symporter: MDESQVISIAVNEYAVAAFVGYLLILLGIGIYSSRFSSEGISEFFIGGRKMNRFVIALSAVVSGRSAWLLVGVTGMAYSQGASAVWAVVGYVTVELFLFLYYARRLRNFSETYNCITVPDFFAERFNDKNGSLRIALVVVFLIFMVSYVSAQFVAGGKAFASSFGITQASGIYISAAIIMVYTVLGGFLAVSLTDMFQAIFMIFALVVLPFIAIWEAGGLQLVLSELITMEVGLVDPFAVTMGGLFGFLGIGLGSPGNPHILSRYMAIDDAKQLRWSAIVGTIWNVVMGWGALFIGLAGRIYFPEVEMLPVADTENLYPALAQEHLSPVLFGIVIASIFAAIMSTADSQLLVAASAVVRDIYDRIIKKGKDIPQKKLVLYSRIIVVLLVGIALIFSLLAKELVFWLVLFAWAGLGAAIGPTSILALYWKGTTKAGVFAGLFTGTSVTVVWYYIPVLKNNLYELIPAFALSLLATWAVSRFTPKPQNIEEAFIEFEK; the protein is encoded by the coding sequence ATGGATGAATCCCAAGTTATCTCTATTGCTGTAAATGAGTATGCTGTAGCAGCTTTTGTTGGCTACTTATTAATACTCCTGGGAATCGGTATCTACTCTTCACGCTTTTCTTCTGAGGGGATTAGTGAGTTTTTTATTGGCGGTCGAAAAATGAACCGTTTTGTTATCGCCCTATCGGCCGTAGTATCGGGTCGTAGTGCCTGGCTGTTGGTAGGCGTAACAGGAATGGCCTATTCACAAGGGGCTTCGGCTGTCTGGGCAGTAGTGGGCTATGTAACGGTCGAGCTGTTTCTTTTTCTCTACTACGCACGTAGACTACGTAACTTTTCAGAAACATATAACTGTATAACGGTCCCAGACTTTTTTGCCGAACGGTTTAATGACAAAAATGGATCACTACGCATCGCTTTAGTGGTGGTTTTTCTAATTTTTATGGTCAGCTATGTTTCGGCTCAGTTTGTGGCCGGGGGTAAGGCCTTTGCTTCCAGCTTTGGTATCACTCAGGCTTCCGGTATTTATATATCGGCTGCTATTATTATGGTGTATACGGTTTTAGGCGGTTTTTTAGCCGTTAGTTTAACGGATATGTTTCAGGCAATATTTATGATATTCGCCTTGGTGGTATTACCTTTTATCGCAATATGGGAGGCCGGAGGTTTACAATTGGTATTATCAGAGCTGATAACTATGGAGGTGGGGCTGGTTGACCCTTTTGCTGTTACCATGGGAGGCTTGTTCGGGTTTCTGGGGATAGGGTTGGGCTCTCCCGGCAACCCTCATATTCTTTCGCGCTATATGGCCATTGATGATGCAAAACAGTTGCGCTGGTCTGCTATTGTCGGAACAATTTGGAATGTGGTAATGGGATGGGGTGCCCTTTTTATCGGTTTGGCTGGTCGGATCTATTTTCCGGAAGTTGAAATGTTACCTGTGGCAGATACCGAAAATCTCTACCCCGCCTTGGCGCAGGAACATCTTTCCCCTGTTTTGTTTGGGATTGTAATTGCTTCAATCTTTGCGGCTATTATGTCTACGGCAGATTCTCAGCTATTGGTTGCTGCTTCTGCGGTAGTCCGGGATATATATGATCGTATTATTAAAAAGGGCAAGGATATCCCACAAAAAAAGTTAGTGCTGTATAGTCGTATTATTGTAGTGTTGCTGGTAGGGATTGCCCTCATTTTTAGCCTGTTAGCAAAAGAATTGGTGTTTTGGCTGGTACTGTTTGCGTGGGCAGGTTTGGGAGCCGCTATAGGGCCTACTTCTATTTTGGCTCTTTACTGGAAGGGTACAACCAAGGCAGGGGTGTTTGCAGGTCTGTTTACCGGCACATCGGTTACAGTGGTGTGGTATTATATACCTGTCTTGAAAAATAATCTCTATGAACTTATCCCTGCATTTGCCCTGAGTTTATTGGCTACCTGGGCGGTAAGCCGGTTTACCCCAAAGCCCCAAAATATTGAAGAGGCGTTTATCGAATTTGAAAAGTAG
- a CDS encoding Glu/Leu/Phe/Val family dehydrogenase codes for MSDYKFFAQVNRAFDIAAEFSDYNQGLLDQIKICNNVYHITFPLERDDGSIEVIHGWRVEHSHHKLPTKGGIRFSMTVNEDETMALAALMTYKCAVVDVPFGGAKGGIKIDKSRFSDAEIERITRRYTYELIKKEFLGPGSDVPAPDYGTGAREMGWILDTYRQLKSDINAEACVTGKPIPQGGVRGRTEATGRGVYFGVREACSNKNDMEELGLKQGLEGKTFIIQGLGNVGYYAAKYMIEGGAKMVGVAEIEGSIYDKNGINLEELVAYREETGSIIGFENTKELENNTSVLEAECDILIPAALENQLNEDNASEIQAKIIAEAANGPTTAKAHQTLKEKGALIIPDNYLNAGGVTVSYFEWLKNLSHVRFGRMEKRFEESSYRKILNEIENISNRTFTEAEMGRLARGADEYDLVDSGLEETMINAYKELNELRKEHDIDLRTAAFLSAINKVGIMYEQMGIFP; via the coding sequence ATGTCTGATTATAAGTTTTTTGCCCAGGTTAATCGTGCTTTTGATATTGCAGCTGAATTTTCAGATTACAATCAAGGTTTACTTGATCAAATAAAAATATGTAATAATGTCTATCATATAACATTCCCCTTGGAACGAGATGATGGCTCTATCGAAGTGATTCATGGGTGGCGTGTTGAGCACAGTCATCACAAACTGCCGACAAAGGGGGGTATTCGTTTTAGTATGACTGTTAATGAAGATGAAACGATGGCTTTGGCAGCATTGATGACGTATAAATGTGCTGTTGTGGATGTGCCTTTTGGAGGAGCTAAGGGAGGCATAAAGATTGATAAATCACGCTTTTCGGATGCTGAAATTGAACGGATCACACGCAGATATACCTATGAACTCATCAAAAAAGAATTTCTTGGGCCTGGTTCTGATGTGCCGGCACCTGATTATGGAACCGGCGCGCGGGAGATGGGCTGGATATTGGATACCTATCGTCAGCTCAAGTCAGATATCAATGCGGAAGCTTGCGTAACCGGTAAGCCGATTCCTCAGGGCGGAGTTCGAGGGCGTACAGAAGCAACCGGACGTGGAGTGTATTTTGGTGTTCGTGAGGCCTGTAGTAATAAAAATGATATGGAAGAGCTTGGCCTTAAGCAAGGTCTGGAAGGCAAGACATTTATTATTCAGGGCCTTGGTAATGTAGGCTATTATGCTGCTAAATATATGATTGAGGGCGGCGCAAAAATGGTTGGGGTTGCTGAGATTGAGGGTTCTATCTATGATAAAAATGGTATTAACCTGGAAGAACTGGTAGCATACCGCGAAGAGACTGGTTCAATTATTGGTTTTGAGAATACAAAAGAACTGGAAAATAATACATCAGTACTTGAGGCTGAATGCGATATCTTGATTCCCGCTGCTCTAGAAAACCAACTTAATGAAGATAATGCCTCGGAAATACAGGCGAAAATAATTGCAGAGGCTGCTAACGGTCCTACCACAGCTAAGGCTCACCAAACTCTGAAAGAGAAAGGTGCTCTGATTATTCCGGATAATTATTTGAATGCAGGTGGCGTTACGGTCTCTTATTTTGAATGGCTTAAAAACTTATCCCACGTTCGATTTGGTCGTATGGAAAAGCGTTTTGAGGAGAGCAGTTATCGCAAGATTCTGAATGAGATTGAAAATATTTCAAACCGGACGTTTACAGAAGCTGAAATGGGAAGGCTTGCTCGTGGAGCAGATGAATACGATTTGGTTGATTCCGGTCTTGAGGAAACAATGATCAATGCTTATAAAGAATTAAACGAACTGAGAAAAGAACATGATATCGATCTACGTACAGCTGCCTTTTTGAGTGCTATCAATAAGGTGGGTATCATGTACGAGCAGATGGGTATTTTCCCATAG
- a CDS encoding 2'-5' RNA ligase family protein, with the protein MINKTLLACREEVYILINKEEGMMTDSAEYSLWFEPTGDIAYELQERIKKLSQKHDTPVFSPHVTLLGSINLSETESITLTNTLASSVHPFELELTRAGYQNTFYQSLFVHVKKSETLNEVHKKAQRLFNDNGEGYMPHLSLLYGDLTQKEKERLLNLMGRTFYIRFTVKNVVLMKTNGMPKDWKRIHSAVFN; encoded by the coding sequence ATGATTAATAAAACTCTCTTAGCTTGCAGGGAAGAGGTTTATATTCTTATTAATAAAGAGGAGGGTATGATGACAGATTCGGCTGAGTATTCACTATGGTTTGAGCCCACTGGCGATATTGCATATGAACTTCAAGAGCGCATCAAAAAGCTAAGTCAAAAACATGATACTCCTGTCTTTTCGCCTCATGTTACTTTGCTTGGAAGTATTAACCTATCAGAGACGGAATCGATAACGCTGACAAATACACTAGCTTCTTCTGTACATCCATTTGAGTTAGAGCTTACCAGGGCCGGTTATCAAAATACGTTTTATCAGTCGCTTTTTGTTCATGTAAAGAAGTCTGAAACGCTGAACGAGGTTCATAAAAAAGCACAACGCCTTTTTAATGATAATGGGGAAGGTTATATGCCGCATCTAAGTTTGTTATACGGTGATCTTACTCAAAAGGAAAAGGAACGGTTACTGAATTTAATGGGAAGAACGTTTTACATCCGATTCACTGTTAAGAATGTTGTGTTGATGAAAACCAATGGTATGCCCAAAGACTGGAAACGTATCCATTCTGCCGTGTTCAACTAA